GAGACCCGGGCCGGGTGTGGGAGGTTCGATCCGCTCAAACGCGCCCGCCATGCTGGTGGCCTGGATGAGGGGCAACAGGTCGCCGGCCGCCAGTGCCTGACCCTGCAAGACGAGACGTAGCACACCACCCAATTGCATGTGGCCGGAGACCGAGAGGCGCCCTGCAACGATCCCTCCGTTGGTCTTGCCAACGGTGAGTTCCAGTACGCCCATATTTGTCAGGTTGCCGCTCACCTGGAAGGTTCCCGCACCTGACAGGGTTTGATGCGCAGCCACCGTGAAGGCGGCGTCCGACCGCGCGGTGGCGTCCAGAGCCGCTCCCGGGCCGATCCAGATCGACGCCGTGTTTGGGAGTCCGGCCTCACCCATGAGGATCAACCGACCGGATTCGATCCGCGTCGGACCGCTGTAGGGCTGCGTGGTGGTGAAGGTGAGCGTGGCCCCGCCGTAAGCGCGCAAGGTGAGGCCCACGGTGCGCGTGCCGCCGGCGGTGCTGTCAGCGATCTGCCCGTCGAAGGTCCAGGGCCGATCCGTGGCCACGGTGAGAATTGAATCCCGATTGGTGCTGCTGTTGGCAATCAGGCGCAGGCCGGACGCCTCGTTGCTCAGGCCGGCGACGGTCTGGTTGTAACCGGCCAGGTCGAAGGTCCCGTTGCCCAGCCTGAGGTAAGCCGACGGGCAGAGCGCGTCATCGTTGTCAATGGCCAGGCGACCGCCAACGATCAGGACGTACTGGTAGGTGCTGGCCCGGCCGTCGCCGGCCACCGTCCATACGCCGCCGTCGGTTTTGGCCAGCGCGCCCTGGGGCAGTTGGACGCGGCTGCGCAACAGGCCTGCGCCGTTTCCGCGCATGGCAAACTGGTAGGTGAAGTCCGGCCCTTCCACCGGACCGTCCACTTCCAGCCACGCGCCCGCTTCCTGGGAGAGGAAAATCGTGTTGTTCCCCGCCAGGAGGAGCCGGGCATGCACGGTGTTGGACCCGCTTTCGGCCCAAATGCTGGAGCGCCAGTCGTAGCTGGAGAACCCGTCCGACCAGTTGGTGGAGAAGAGCCGGACGGTGACGTTGGAGTCCACGACCGTTCCGCCCGTCAAACCAAAGATACTACCCAGCAACGGGCCGAAAGGCCGCACCACCACCTGCGTAACCGAGCCGAGCGCCCCGGGCCCAAAGACCAGCGACCCCTGCTCGACGATCACCCGGGCGGCGGCTTCCAGTCCGTTCGTGCCGAGGAGACGGAACGTGCCGGTGTTGCTGCTGATCAAGGTGCCGGACCCGTAGAGCGGTCCTTCGAGGTTCAACGTACCGGTGCGGTTGAACAGCAAGGTGCCCTGGTTGGTGACGGCCCCGCGAGGCAGACTGCCCCGGCTGCCTGCTCCGGAGCCGACCTGAAGGGTGCCGCCGCGGATTTCCGTTGTACCTTCGCCGAGGTGATCCACGTCCAGCGTCAGGGTGCCGCTGCCCTCCTTGATCAGCCGGGTGCGGTTGACCAGGCCGGCCCCACTAAAGGTGGTCAACTGATACTCACCCACGGTGTTGACGCGAATCTCGCTGGGGTTGACCGGAGCCTCGACGTAAACCACCGGCGCGTAGAGACCCGCGTCGTTGAAAAGCACGCGGTCGCCGCCCACAAACGCCGTGTCGGCCTGGCCATCGTTGTTGGAGTCCCAGTTGGCATCGGTGAAGTTCCAGGTCCAGCTCGGCAGTGGCATCCAGACCAGTTGGTTCGGGTTGCGCACCTGTACGGTCACGGGATCGCTGTAGACCACGCCGGCGGCATTGGACACCGCAAGCCGGTAGACCCCGTTGTCAGCCGGGCCGGCTACACTCACGGAGTAAACCTCCCGGGTGGCCCCGGGAATGGGTTGACCGTTTCGTTCCCACTGGTAGTAAAGCGGCGGCTGACCCGAGGCGGCGGCGGAGAGCGTGAAGGACTGGCCCACCGCCAGCGTTTGCGGTTCCGGCTGTGTCACCACCACGGGCAGGGGCGGGGCAAACATCATTCCGTTGGGCGGCCGGGCGATGCTGCTGATCCGAACCTCGTCGATGAGCCCGACAAAATTATTCTGCGAGGGGTTTCGCCCGATGTTGCCGACGACGAAGTCGGTGGGCGCCACGGGCAGATCGTTCAGCATGGTCAACGTGCCGATCAGGTTGGCCTCGGTCCGGCTCGGATCCATGCGCGTCCAGTAAAAGCGGAGATTGTCCGGCGTGTTTTCACTGCCGTTGTAGGTGACGGCGACGTGATACCATTGGCCCTGCTGGATGGCGTCCGGGCCGTCCGTGGGGATGGGCACGAAGAGGTTTTCGATGGGTGCCACGGCCTGGTGGACGTTGATGAACTCGAGGTACACGTAGGAATTGTTGTTGATGACGCCGATGGGGACGATGCGGAACTGGAAGATGCGCCCGCCATTGGCCTCGTCCTCGCCGGTGACGATTTGCATGGGCGCGCCGCGGCCGTTCCCGCCACTGGTTGTCGGTCCGTAGTTCACCGAAGGGTCAAAGTCGATCCGGACCAGGGCCTCGATGGTGAAAGCGCCTGTTACGGGATCGGCGTATGTCAGGCTCACGTTGTCTCCGGTGCCGTTGACCAGGGTGCGCGGCGCTGCGTAGGCGTCGCGATCAGTCCCGGCCGTGGCGTTGGGGCCGCCGTCGTAGGTGGAGAGGGAACCGCCAAAGCCCGGGTACGACACGTTGGTCAGGACGGCTCCGCCCCCCAGCACGCTCAGTTCCAGTCCACCGGGCACCGCATTGGTGACGGGCGGAGCGGGCTCGTCGAAGTGCCAGAGATGCAGCGTGTGCGCGTCGGGGGAATACGGCCCCACGATAATGGCCCGGCACAAGGCCGCCGTCAGGGCCAGGACCGCACAGGTCGCCCCCAACACCCAACTCCTGCCGTCCCGCATCTGCTCGCGCATAACGCCTCTACCGTTCGACATCGCGTTTTCCTCCCTACCTCCCATTGGGACCTGCCTGTGTCGCCCGATGTTGTTAGTGTAAACCAACACCATTTTTACCATCCGCCCTCTCGGAATGCCCATCCCCCGATCGGGGGATGCCCTTTCGCAGGGCCAAGGGCCCGTGGAGACGGGCCCGGGGGTGGCCGGGGCAAGCCGGGTGACGCCATTGTGGGCGGAGGAGGCACTGCCACGCCGGGAACGGGCGGGGCTGCCGCACCGGTCCACGGTCTGCGTTCGAGACTTGGGGTCGCAGCTTCCGGTGCGGGTCACCGCCTGCCATCTGCAGAGTCGGCCCGGCCGGGGACAAGAAAGGATAAAAGATCGGCCAGCTCGTTGACGGTGAGTACCTGTTCCCAACCCTCGGGCATGGCGGATCGGCCCAGCGAACTCATGGACCGCAGAGTCAGCCGCGAGACTGTCAGGGTCTCGCCATCCACGGTGCGAACCCAAACGCCTGCCGGGTTTTCCGAGACCACCGCGCCCAGGAGGTAACCGCGGTCGGCCGTGTCCACCCAACGCAGTTCGGCCCGGCTGGAGATCGTCTGATTCGGCTCGAGGAGGCGTTGGAGCACATAATGCCGGCCCCGCATGGCGGCCGCTTCAAGGTCCGGGCCGAACACCGTGCCCAGTCCCTGATACCGGTGACAGGACGCGCAGTGTTGTTGGAATAAGAGTCGTCCGCGTGCGGGGACGCCCTGGGCGGGCAGGTTGGTTCGCAGCGTCAGCAGGCGCTCAACACGATTGGTTTCGAGCGGGGGGCCAAAGAGTTTTTGGGCCCGGCTGTTTACCGCCAGGGAGGGGTACCGCCGCAGCCAATCCTTCTCCCACGGCCGCAACAGGGAGGGCGGAAACCGCCCTTGCTCCACGGCGTCCAACAGGACCACGGCCGACTCGGGCCGCGCCAACCAGAGACGCCAGGCCACCGGGCGCGCCTCCGGCGCAAGACCGGGCCAGGCCCGGACCCCCAGGGCGGCTGCATCGGTCCCTTGATAAATGCCGAGGGCGACCAGTGCGGCAGCCTGCACCGGGGCCGGTTCAATCGGAAGGAGCCTGGCCGCCAAAACCTCGTGGGTGACCGCATAGGGCAGGGCGGGCAGGAGCCGGATCGCATCGAGCCGGGTGGCTACGGGCAGTCCGCGATTGTCCGCCATCACCAGCGCCCGCTGCCAGGCCGGCTCAAACACATGCGCCGGTGCGTGCCGGGCGAGGGTGTCGCCCCGTTCCTGCAAGCCCTCCTGAAGGGCGCTGAGCAGGCTCAGGGCCAGCTCGACGTCCTCGGTCCGCTGAACGAAGGTGAGCGCCTGCTGAATCCCGGGGGTGTATTGCAAGCGCCCGAGCAACCGGGCCAGATCTTGAAGGAACAGTCGCCCGCCGGGATGACGGGTC
The window above is part of the Limisphaera ngatamarikiensis genome. Proteins encoded here:
- a CDS encoding immunoglobulin domain-containing protein, with product MSNGRGVMREQMRDGRSWVLGATCAVLALTAALCRAIIVGPYSPDAHTLHLWHFDEPAPPVTNAVPGGLELSVLGGGAVLTNVSYPGFGGSLSTYDGGPNATAGTDRDAYAAPRTLVNGTGDNVSLTYADPVTGAFTIEALVRIDFDPSVNYGPTTSGGNGRGAPMQIVTGEDEANGGRIFQFRIVPIGVINNNSYVYLEFINVHQAVAPIENLFVPIPTDGPDAIQQGQWYHVAVTYNGSENTPDNLRFYWTRMDPSRTEANLIGTLTMLNDLPVAPTDFVVGNIGRNPSQNNFVGLIDEVRISSIARPPNGMMFAPPLPVVVTQPEPQTLAVGQSFTLSAAASGQPPLYYQWERNGQPIPGATREVYSVSVAGPADNGVYRLAVSNAAGVVYSDPVTVQVRNPNQLVWMPLPSWTWNFTDANWDSNNDGQADTAFVGGDRVLFNDAGLYAPVVYVEAPVNPSEIRVNTVGEYQLTTFSGAGLVNRTRLIKEGSGTLTLDVDHLGEGTTEIRGGTLQVGSGAGSRGSLPRGAVTNQGTLLFNRTGTLNLEGPLYGSGTLISSNTGTFRLLGTNGLEAAARVIVEQGSLVFGPGALGSVTQVVVRPFGPLLGSIFGLTGGTVVDSNVTVRLFSTNWSDGFSSYDWRSSIWAESGSNTVHARLLLAGNNTIFLSQEAGAWLEVDGPVEGPDFTYQFAMRGNGAGLLRSRVQLPQGALAKTDGGVWTVAGDGRASTYQYVLIVGGRLAIDNDDALCPSAYLRLGNGTFDLAGYNQTVAGLSNEASGLRLIANSSTNRDSILTVATDRPWTFDGQIADSTAGGTRTVGLTLRAYGGATLTFTTTQPYSGPTRIESGRLILMGEAGLPNTASIWIGPGAALDATARSDAAFTVAAHQTLSGAGTFQVSGNLTNMGVLELTVGKTNGGIVAGRLSVSGHMQLGGVLRLVLQGQALAAGDLLPLIQATSMAGAFERIEPPTPGPGLQWDTSTLATDGTLRVVPGTTPEPVIGQVRLEGGSLVLRGTMGIAGASYTVVASPDVTRPLSQWEPVASGRVGSDGGFEVVVPVSNTGPAMFYRLRLP